A single window of Nocardia sp. NBC_01327 DNA harbors:
- a CDS encoding pirin family protein, protein MSDLEPNPEESLCEASGRPGPRAEFFPAREVPLGGVRGVTVHRSLPQRDLPTVGAWCFLDEFGSGSEANPEGHDIDPHPHIGLQTVTWPLNGRIRHRDSVGSDVEIEPGQLNIMTSGRGIDHSEYRVAGHESGAGLQLWIALPGETAAIAPHFEQHRELPTFALSEDGHAGVLGTVLIGTLGDVTSPATAYTPIVGAELRVQPHADVRLPLRPEFEHAVLVIEGELTVDTTVVAPGSLFYLGSDRTELRLHDTEGARLLLLGGEPFTEDLVMWWNFVARSHEEIEAARNDWENHDLARFPDIPGHTPEERIPAPPLPPLHLKPRKRRY, encoded by the coding sequence ATGAGCGACCTGGAGCCGAATCCGGAGGAGTCGCTGTGCGAGGCGTCCGGCCGGCCGGGTCCGCGCGCCGAATTCTTCCCCGCGCGGGAAGTGCCGCTCGGCGGGGTGCGCGGGGTGACCGTGCACCGCTCGCTGCCGCAGCGCGATCTGCCGACCGTCGGCGCCTGGTGCTTCCTCGACGAATTCGGTTCCGGTTCGGAGGCGAATCCCGAAGGGCACGATATCGATCCGCATCCGCACATCGGATTGCAAACGGTCACTTGGCCTTTGAACGGGCGCATCCGGCACCGCGACAGTGTCGGCTCGGATGTGGAGATCGAGCCCGGACAGCTGAACATCATGACCTCCGGTCGCGGCATCGACCACTCGGAGTACCGGGTGGCCGGGCACGAATCGGGTGCGGGATTACAGCTGTGGATCGCGCTTCCCGGTGAAACCGCCGCTATCGCACCGCATTTCGAGCAGCACCGGGAACTCCCGACATTCGCCCTGAGCGAGGACGGTCATGCCGGAGTGCTGGGCACGGTCCTGATCGGCACACTCGGCGACGTCACCTCCCCCGCCACCGCCTACACCCCGATCGTCGGCGCGGAACTGCGGGTCCAGCCGCACGCCGATGTCCGGCTGCCGCTGCGCCCGGAATTCGAGCACGCGGTCCTGGTGATCGAGGGCGAACTCACCGTCGACACCACCGTGGTCGCCCCCGGATCGCTCTTCTACCTGGGCAGCGACCGCACCGAACTGCGCCTGCACGATACCGAGGGCGCCCGCCTGCTCCTGCTCGGCGGCGAACCCTTCACCGAAGATCTGGTCATGTGGTGGAACTTCGTGGCCCGCAGCCACGAGGAGATCGAAGCGGCCCGAAACGACTGGGAGAACCACGATCTCGCCCGCTTCCCCGACATTCCCGGCCACACCCCCGAAGAACGCATCCCCGCCCCACCCCTCCCACCCCTGCACCTGAAACCCCGCAAGCGCCGCTACTGA
- a CDS encoding carboxymuconolactone decarboxylase family protein has translation MQSPVSHDRVWIDKQTPEVFHALSDVALAVRNAAAAVDLGRAVMELVNVRVSQLNGCAYCLDAHHRAALEAGVTAQQLAVLDAWQRSPNLYSEQEQAALILAETVTSLPGEECMQRRYAAARQHLSDDQMSVLIWAAATMGTFNRVSILSKHPVRVRKEN, from the coding sequence ATGCAGTCGCCCGTATCCCATGACCGTGTCTGGATAGACAAACAGACACCCGAGGTCTTCCACGCGCTCAGTGATGTCGCGCTGGCGGTGCGCAATGCCGCTGCCGCAGTCGATTTGGGGCGGGCGGTGATGGAATTGGTGAATGTGCGCGTCTCGCAGCTCAATGGTTGCGCGTACTGCCTCGACGCCCATCATCGAGCCGCCCTCGAGGCCGGGGTCACGGCGCAGCAGCTCGCGGTGCTGGACGCGTGGCAGCGCAGCCCGAACCTCTACTCCGAGCAGGAGCAGGCCGCCCTCATCCTCGCCGAAACGGTGACTTCGCTGCCCGGGGAGGAATGTATGCAACGTAGGTATGCTGCTGCGCGGCAACACTTGTCGGATGACCAGATGTCGGTTCTCATCTGGGCCGCGGCCACCATGGGCACATTCAATCGCGTCTCGATACTGAGCAAACATCCGGTACGGGTGCGGAAGGAGAACTGA
- a CDS encoding helix-turn-helix transcriptional regulator, translated as MSDTPARLLQLLSLLQTPREWPGSELADRLGVSDRTVRRDIDRLRELGYPVEATLGVTGGYRLTAGAAMPPLVLDDEEAIAIAVGLRAAAGQAVAGIEEASVRALAKLEQVLPAKLRRRVRVIGAATATFNPAGPTADPEVLATLAATITNHERVRFAYRDAKGAESRRNIEPIGLATNQRRWYLVGFDLDRQAWRSFRVDRVESPQPTGARFTPRELPAADAAAYIVGDRTDWGTRTWRVDVIIHAPSYRVAGRVGDQPGEITAIDEQTCRMAGERDDAPEWLAAQLLSLGFELQVRDSPELTAELRAAGDRITRALSGK; from the coding sequence ATGAGTGATACACCGGCGCGGCTGCTGCAACTGCTGTCCCTGCTGCAGACTCCGCGCGAATGGCCGGGGAGCGAACTGGCCGACAGGCTCGGGGTCAGTGATCGGACGGTACGCCGGGATATCGACCGGTTGCGGGAGCTCGGCTATCCGGTCGAGGCGACGCTCGGCGTCACCGGCGGATATCGGCTGACAGCCGGGGCCGCCATGCCGCCGCTGGTGCTCGACGACGAGGAGGCCATTGCCATCGCGGTCGGACTGCGGGCCGCCGCGGGGCAGGCCGTGGCGGGAATCGAAGAGGCCTCGGTGCGCGCGCTCGCCAAGCTCGAACAGGTGCTGCCCGCCAAACTGCGCCGCCGGGTGCGCGTCATCGGCGCGGCCACCGCCACCTTCAACCCGGCCGGACCGACCGCCGACCCCGAGGTACTCGCCACGCTGGCCGCGACCATCACCAATCACGAACGGGTGCGATTCGCCTATCGGGATGCGAAGGGCGCCGAATCGCGGCGCAATATCGAGCCGATCGGCCTCGCCACCAATCAGCGGCGCTGGTATCTGGTCGGATTCGATCTCGATCGCCAGGCCTGGCGCAGCTTCCGGGTGGATCGCGTCGAATCGCCACAGCCCACCGGAGCCCGCTTCACACCCCGGGAACTGCCCGCCGCCGATGCCGCCGCCTATATCGTCGGCGACCGGACCGACTGGGGCACAAGGACCTGGCGCGTCGATGTGATCATCCACGCACCCAGCTACCGGGTGGCAGGCCGGGTGGGCGACCAGCCGGGCGAGATCACCGCCATCGACGAGCAGACCTGCCGCATGGCCGGCGAACGCGATGACGCACCCGAATGGCTTGCCGCACAGCTGCTCTCACTCGGGTTCGAGCTGCAGGTCCGCGACTCTCCGGAGCTGACAGCGGAATTGCGCGCCGCCGGGGACCGCATCACCCGCGCTCTCTCCGGAAAGTGA
- a CDS encoding aldo/keto reductase produces the protein MTNLDTVQLGKTGPSVSRIGLGAMGMSGMYGSSDDAVSVATVHAALDSGANLIDTGDFYGMGHNEMLLGRALADRKREDYLLSVKFGALRGPDGGFGGVDTRPAALRNFLAYSLQRLGVDHIDIYRPARLDPNVPIEETVGALAELVQAGYVRHIGLSEVGAETLRRAAAVHPIADLQIEYSLLSRGIEAEILPTARELSIGITAYGVLSRGLLSDSLRGGAQFAPSDFRAHSPRFQGENLTANLRLVDALAEIAARHDVSVAQLAIAWALSRGTDIVPIIGARRPERWSEALAAVDIRLSAGELAAIEAAVPADQVAGGRYADAQMAMLDSER, from the coding sequence ATGACGAACCTCGACACAGTCCAGCTCGGCAAGACCGGGCCCAGCGTTTCCCGCATCGGCCTCGGCGCCATGGGTATGTCCGGCATGTACGGCAGCAGCGATGACGCCGTCTCCGTCGCCACCGTGCACGCGGCCCTGGATTCCGGCGCGAACCTCATCGATACCGGCGACTTCTACGGCATGGGCCACAACGAAATGCTGCTCGGCCGCGCCCTCGCCGACCGCAAACGAGAGGATTACCTGCTCAGCGTGAAATTCGGCGCGCTGCGCGGACCCGACGGCGGCTTCGGCGGCGTGGACACCCGCCCCGCGGCCCTGCGCAATTTCCTCGCGTACTCGCTGCAGCGGCTCGGCGTCGACCACATCGACATCTACCGGCCCGCGCGGCTGGACCCGAATGTGCCGATCGAGGAGACCGTCGGCGCACTGGCCGAGCTGGTGCAGGCCGGATACGTGCGGCACATCGGCCTGTCCGAGGTGGGCGCGGAGACCCTGCGCCGGGCCGCCGCCGTACACCCGATCGCCGATCTGCAGATCGAGTACTCACTCCTCTCGCGCGGCATCGAGGCCGAAATCCTGCCCACCGCACGGGAACTCAGCATCGGCATCACCGCCTACGGCGTGCTCTCGCGCGGTCTGCTGAGCGATTCCCTGCGCGGCGGAGCACAATTCGCCCCCAGCGACTTCCGCGCGCACAGCCCGCGCTTCCAGGGTGAGAACCTCACCGCCAACCTGCGCCTGGTGGACGCACTCGCCGAGATCGCGGCCCGTCACGACGTGAGCGTGGCGCAGCTGGCCATCGCCTGGGCCCTGTCCCGCGGCACGGACATCGTCCCGATCATCGGCGCCCGCCGCCCCGAGCGCTGGTCCGAAGCCCTTGCGGCAGTGGATATCCGGCTCTCGGCCGGCGAACTCGCCGCCATCGAGGCAGCCGTCCCCGCCGACCAGGTCGCCGGCGGCCGCTACGCCGACGCCCAGATGGCCATGCTCGACAGCGAGCGCTGA
- a CDS encoding EamA family transporter: MATLTHDAPARSRLRTGLIFAALSASSFGLSGALARGLIDAGWSPAAVVIVRVLLGAAVLLPFALRQLRGDWDLLRRNASLLAGYGLLAVAGAQLAYFNAVAHMDVGVALLIEYTAPIAVIGWLWLRHRQRPGRATVLGALIGIAGLLLVLDLRSGAATSWIGIAWALGAMVGAAAYFILSGRTGDGIPGTVLATSGLIVGGLSILLAGLVGIFPLHATANAVAFEGFTTWWWIPLLALGVITAALAYVTGIAATRALGSRLASFAALTEVLAAILFAWALLGQTPHPIQLLGGVLILTGVVVVRLGEPAESAVQAPATPEGI, translated from the coding sequence ATGGCGACGTTGACTCATGACGCACCCGCGCGCAGCCGGCTCCGCACCGGGCTGATCTTCGCGGCCCTGTCCGCATCGTCCTTCGGGCTCTCCGGCGCGCTGGCCCGCGGGCTCATCGATGCGGGCTGGAGTCCCGCCGCCGTGGTCATCGTGCGCGTACTGCTCGGCGCCGCCGTCCTGCTGCCCTTCGCCCTGCGCCAGCTGCGCGGCGACTGGGATCTGCTGCGCCGCAATGCCTCCCTGCTCGCCGGATACGGCCTGCTCGCGGTGGCGGGCGCGCAGCTCGCCTACTTCAATGCCGTCGCGCACATGGATGTCGGCGTGGCGCTGCTCATCGAGTACACCGCACCGATCGCCGTCATCGGCTGGCTGTGGCTGCGCCATCGGCAACGGCCAGGGCGCGCAACGGTTCTCGGTGCGCTCATCGGCATCGCCGGACTGCTGCTGGTGCTGGATCTGCGCTCCGGAGCGGCCACCAGCTGGATCGGCATCGCCTGGGCGCTCGGCGCGATGGTCGGCGCGGCAGCGTATTTCATCCTCTCCGGCCGCACCGGCGACGGCATCCCCGGCACCGTGCTGGCCACCAGCGGACTGATCGTCGGCGGCCTGAGCATCCTACTCGCCGGGCTCGTCGGCATCTTCCCGCTGCACGCCACCGCGAATGCCGTTGCCTTCGAAGGCTTCACCACCTGGTGGTGGATTCCGCTGCTCGCCCTCGGCGTGATCACGGCGGCCCTGGCCTATGTCACCGGCATCGCGGCGACGCGGGCGCTCGGCTCCCGGCTGGCCTCCTTCGCCGCCCTCACCGAGGTGCTCGCCGCGATCCTCTTCGCCTGGGCGCTGCTGGGCCAGACCCCGCACCCCATTCAATTACTCGGCGGCGTCCTGATCCTCACCGGCGTCGTGGTGGTCCGGCTCGGCGAACCCGCCGAGAGCGCCGTACAGGCGCCGGCGACACCCGAGGGCATCTAG
- the mqo gene encoding malate dehydrogenase (quinone), whose amino-acid sequence MTMNTQAALRPYDVVLVGGGIMSATLGILLKQVEPTWSIAVYERLPELGAEASAAWNNAGTGHAGLCELDYTGENPDGSVNITRAVALNEQFQQSRQLWASLVEAEILGKPDTFINPVPHMTLVQGAEDVDYLRRRQETLSAHHLFESMRFSSESKVIEGWAPLLTERRGLYEPFAATRDGTGSDIDFGALTRQMFEHLESAGVEIHRRCEVRGLRKNNDGSWQLRIHQFTDNDRLTRRVDARFIFAGTGGWALKLLQQAGIPEVHGYGLVPVSSRFLRCDNPEVVEQHDAKVYGRAAPGAPPISVPHLDSRVIDGKRALLFGPYAGAVPKFLRTGSILDAPAALRPHNVAPIASMMKSNPGLMWQVLSQVTATRGRKLAALREFAPAAAAADWSMVTAGQYAQLVQRSADGRGVLQFDTEVIAAPDGSIAAVLGAAPGAATAPAMLLEVLERSFPRYRRIWAPRLRELIPTLGSSLAGDARLARRTMVRTAETLGLELPNAG is encoded by the coding sequence ATGACGATGAATACGCAAGCGGCCCTGCGTCCTTACGATGTGGTGTTGGTCGGCGGTGGAATCATGAGCGCGACGCTAGGAATTCTGCTCAAGCAGGTGGAGCCGACCTGGTCGATCGCTGTGTACGAACGCCTGCCGGAACTCGGCGCCGAGGCCTCCGCCGCCTGGAACAATGCCGGAACCGGGCATGCCGGACTGTGCGAACTCGATTACACCGGTGAGAATCCGGACGGCTCGGTGAATATCACCAGGGCCGTCGCCCTCAATGAGCAATTCCAGCAGAGCCGGCAGTTGTGGGCGTCGCTGGTCGAGGCCGAAATCCTGGGCAAGCCGGATACTTTCATCAATCCGGTACCGCATATGACGCTGGTGCAGGGCGCCGAGGATGTCGACTATCTGCGGCGCAGGCAGGAGACCCTGTCGGCGCACCACCTTTTCGAGTCCATGCGATTCAGTTCCGAATCGAAGGTCATCGAGGGCTGGGCGCCGCTGCTGACCGAGCGGCGCGGCCTGTACGAACCGTTCGCCGCGACCCGCGACGGCACCGGCAGCGATATCGATTTCGGTGCGCTCACCCGCCAGATGTTCGAACATCTGGAATCCGCCGGAGTCGAAATACACCGGCGCTGCGAGGTGCGCGGTCTGCGCAAGAACAATGACGGCTCCTGGCAATTGCGCATCCATCAGTTCACCGATAACGATCGCCTCACCCGGCGGGTCGATGCCCGTTTCATTTTCGCGGGCACCGGCGGCTGGGCGCTGAAACTGTTGCAGCAGGCCGGTATTCCGGAGGTGCACGGGTATGGACTGGTTCCGGTGAGCAGTCGTTTCCTGCGCTGTGACAATCCGGAGGTGGTCGAGCAGCACGATGCCAAGGTGTACGGCCGGGCCGCACCCGGCGCACCGCCGATATCGGTGCCGCACTTGGATTCCCGGGTGATCGACGGTAAGCGGGCGCTGCTGTTCGGCCCCTATGCCGGAGCGGTGCCGAAGTTCCTGCGGACCGGGTCGATCCTGGATGCGCCGGCGGCACTGCGCCCGCACAATGTGGCGCCGATCGCCTCGATGATGAAGAGCAATCCGGGCCTGATGTGGCAGGTGCTGTCGCAGGTGACCGCCACCCGCGGCCGGAAGCTGGCCGCGCTGCGCGAATTCGCGCCTGCCGCCGCGGCGGCGGACTGGTCGATGGTCACCGCCGGTCAGTACGCCCAGCTGGTGCAGCGGTCCGCGGATGGCCGCGGGGTACTGCAATTCGATACGGAGGTGATCGCCGCGCCGGATGGTTCGATCGCCGCGGTGCTGGGCGCCGCGCCCGGTGCGGCCACCGCCCCCGCCATGCTGCTGGAGGTGCTGGAGCGCAGCTTCCCGCGGTACCGCCGCATCTGGGCGCCGCGGCTGCGGGAGCTGATTCCGACGCTCGGCTCGAGTCTGGCCGGGGATGCCCGGCTGGCCCGGCGCACCATGGTGCGGACCGCCGAAACCCTGGGTCTGGAGCTGCCGAACGCCGGGTGA
- a CDS encoding GNAT family N-acetyltransferase → MSEQAVATTVVRNDSQHRYEVWYGNSLAGFTEYRERDNDTTFIHTEVDSAFGGKGLGSALARQAIEDVIARGNVIVPRCPFIKAWLDKHPEYDEHVVGKGIKR, encoded by the coding sequence ATGAGCGAACAAGCCGTGGCGACCACCGTCGTCCGCAACGACTCGCAGCACCGTTATGAAGTCTGGTACGGCAACTCGCTCGCCGGGTTCACCGAATACCGCGAACGGGACAACGACACCACCTTCATCCACACCGAGGTGGACAGTGCGTTCGGCGGTAAGGGGCTGGGCAGTGCGCTCGCCCGCCAGGCGATCGAGGATGTGATCGCCCGCGGCAATGTCATCGTGCCGCGCTGCCCGTTCATCAAGGCCTGGCTGGACAAGCATCCGGAATACGACGAACACGTGGTCGGCAAGGGCATCAAGCGATGA
- a CDS encoding MerR family transcriptional regulator encodes MSTAAPARNSAAPTSHGADYERPRYSIGEVSERSGLSRDTLRWYERIGLLNYVGRDHAGQRRFCDRDLDWLALIAKLRLTGMPVADMVRYAELVRAGEHTFPERLEMFRRTRTDVLAQIEELRQTVAVLDYKIALYEGDRGVDQPAVLTGCVAEEQLAL; translated from the coding sequence GTGAGCACCGCAGCACCCGCGCGGAACAGCGCAGCACCCACATCACACGGCGCCGACTACGAGCGCCCGCGGTATTCGATCGGCGAGGTCTCCGAACGCAGCGGCCTGAGCCGGGACACGCTGCGCTGGTACGAGCGCATCGGCCTGCTGAACTACGTGGGCCGCGATCACGCCGGGCAGCGGCGCTTCTGCGATCGCGATCTGGACTGGCTGGCGCTGATCGCGAAGCTGCGGCTGACGGGTATGCCGGTGGCCGATATGGTGCGCTACGCGGAACTGGTGCGGGCCGGTGAGCACACCTTCCCCGAGCGGCTGGAGATGTTCCGGCGCACGCGCACCGACGTGCTCGCCCAGATCGAGGAACTGCGGCAGACCGTGGCGGTTCTCGACTACAAGATCGCCCTGTACGAGGGCGATCGCGGGGTGGATCAGCCGGCCGTGCTGACCGGATGCGTCGCCGAAGAACAGCTGGCGCTCTAG
- a CDS encoding helix-turn-helix transcriptional regulator, whose amino-acid sequence MNRDELADFLRRRRESLQPAAVGLPEGLRRRTPGLRRDEVAMLAGMSTDYYTRLEQARGPRPSTQVLGSLARALRFTDSERDHLYYLAGQQPPARGGDTHVGPGILHVLAKLDDTPACVISDLGEVLVQNRMHTLVSGDFSQRRGLDRCIPWLWFSATTERHRFPPEDHAVMGRHHVAGLRATAARRAGDADVTDLVARLRAASPEFEELWHEHEVRAHPGHDKRMIHPEVGLLELICEPLLTPSATRQLLVYYPKSGTDTQEKLDLLRVIGTQNLTHHP is encoded by the coding sequence GTGAACCGCGACGAACTTGCCGATTTCCTGCGCCGCCGCCGGGAGAGCCTGCAGCCGGCCGCCGTCGGCCTGCCCGAGGGCCTGCGTCGTCGCACCCCCGGTCTGCGCCGCGATGAGGTCGCCATGCTCGCGGGCATGTCGACGGACTATTACACCCGCCTGGAGCAGGCCCGCGGCCCGCGCCCGTCCACCCAGGTGCTCGGCTCCCTGGCCCGCGCCCTGCGCTTCACCGACAGCGAGCGCGACCACCTCTATTACCTGGCCGGACAGCAGCCGCCCGCGCGCGGCGGTGACACCCACGTCGGTCCCGGCATCCTGCACGTCCTGGCCAAACTCGACGACACCCCTGCCTGCGTCATCTCCGATCTGGGCGAGGTGCTGGTCCAGAACCGGATGCACACCCTGGTCAGCGGCGATTTCTCGCAGCGCCGCGGCCTGGACCGCTGTATCCCCTGGCTGTGGTTCAGCGCGACCACCGAGCGCCACCGCTTCCCGCCCGAGGACCATGCCGTCATGGGCCGCCATCACGTGGCCGGGCTGCGCGCCACCGCCGCCCGCCGCGCCGGCGACGCCGATGTCACCGATCTGGTCGCCCGCCTGCGCGCCGCCAGCCCCGAATTCGAGGAGCTCTGGCACGAGCACGAGGTTCGCGCCCACCCCGGCCACGACAAACGCATGATCCACCCGGAAGTCGGTCTCCTGGAACTGATCTGCGAGCCCCTGCTCACCCCCAGCGCCACCCGCCAGCTCCTGGTCTACTACCCCAAGTCCGGCACCGACACCCAGGAAAAACTCGATCTCCTCCGCGTGATCGGCACCCAAAATCTCACGCACCACCCCTGA
- a CDS encoding PaaI family thioesterase, which translates to MDSATMGEQVMAGFQKLGFIQFTGIEGVDYASGRNVVRMAAKPEHFNHNGDVHAALLFGLAETAAMGASISGIVDLLGDTFIVARDGRIEYLARAKGEASPFLATAELTADVIEQTRANIQSRTEIELEVPVSITDSTGKAVAKAAFTAVIRPRRK; encoded by the coding sequence ATGGACAGCGCCACCATGGGCGAACAGGTGATGGCCGGTTTTCAGAAGCTCGGCTTCATCCAGTTCACCGGTATCGAAGGGGTCGACTACGCGTCCGGCCGCAATGTCGTCCGCATGGCCGCCAAGCCGGAACACTTCAACCACAATGGCGATGTGCACGCGGCCCTGCTCTTCGGGCTGGCCGAGACCGCCGCCATGGGCGCGTCCATCTCCGGCATCGTGGATCTGCTCGGCGACACCTTCATCGTCGCCCGCGACGGCCGCATCGAATACCTCGCCCGCGCCAAGGGTGAGGCGAGCCCGTTCCTGGCCACCGCCGAACTCACCGCCGACGTCATCGAGCAGACCCGCGCGAACATCCAGTCCCGCACGGAAATCGAACTCGAAGTCCCCGTCAGCATTACCGACAGCACCGGCAAAGCCGTAGCGAAAGCTGCCTTCACCGCGGTCATCCGCCCGCGCCGCAAGTAG
- a CDS encoding CGNR zinc finger domain-containing protein, with protein sequence MLFADDTVASLAAAVDLVNSAEDPDTMTETAQLREFFVRHGYTGTRTGEAAELAAVRAQRAPLRRLLTSDRSTAVELVNTILAEHRAVPQLVRHDNLDYHIHAVPAEAPLPVRIAVETAMAMIDLIRSDELSRLAVCADDTCDGIVLDLSRNRSRRYCSTACGNRNAVAAYRARQR encoded by the coding sequence ATGCTTTTTGCTGATGACACGGTCGCCTCCCTGGCCGCCGCGGTCGATCTGGTGAATTCGGCGGAGGATCCGGACACCATGACCGAGACCGCCCAGCTGCGAGAGTTCTTCGTCCGGCACGGCTATACGGGCACCCGCACCGGTGAGGCCGCCGAACTGGCCGCCGTCCGCGCCCAGCGCGCCCCCCTGCGCCGCCTGCTGACCAGCGACAGGAGCACCGCCGTCGAACTGGTCAACACCATCCTCGCCGAGCACCGCGCGGTGCCGCAGCTGGTGCGCCACGACAATCTCGACTATCACATCCACGCGGTCCCCGCCGAGGCCCCGCTGCCCGTCCGCATTGCCGTCGAAACCGCCATGGCCATGATCGACCTCATCCGTTCCGACGAACTCAGCCGCCTCGCCGTCTGCGCCGACGACACCTGCGACGGCATCGTTCTCGACCTGTCCCGCAACCGTTCCCGCCGCTACTGCAGCACCGCCTGCGGCAACCGCAATGCCGTGGCCGCCTACCGCGCCCGGCAGCGCTAG
- a CDS encoding SixA phosphatase family protein: MARTLILMRHGKSGYPDGVADHERPLAPRGLREAGLAGDWLRATQPPIDAVLCSTATRTRETLAATGITAPVSYEESMYEATPHSLIQLAQLADDDVQTLLMVGHSPGMPWTAWELAANRDSDAAAELSAKFPTSALAILEFDRPWAAVDPGTGELVRFHVPR, translated from the coding sequence ATGGCACGGACTCTCATCTTGATGCGCCACGGCAAATCCGGCTACCCGGACGGCGTGGCGGACCATGAACGACCGCTCGCGCCGCGTGGCCTGCGTGAGGCCGGATTGGCCGGGGACTGGCTGCGCGCGACCCAGCCGCCCATCGACGCCGTGCTGTGCTCGACGGCGACCCGCACCCGCGAGACGCTCGCGGCGACCGGCATCACCGCGCCGGTGTCGTACGAGGAGTCCATGTACGAGGCGACGCCGCACTCGCTCATCCAGTTGGCGCAGCTGGCCGACGATGACGTGCAGACGCTGCTGATGGTCGGGCACTCCCCCGGAATGCCGTGGACCGCTTGGGAATTGGCCGCCAACCGGGATTCGGACGCGGCGGCGGAACTCAGCGCGAAATTCCCCACCTCGGCGCTGGCGATTCTGGAATTCGACCGGCCGTGGGCGGCCGTCGATCCGGGCACGGGCGAACTCGTCCGCTTTCACGTGCCGCGCTAG